The genomic region ATGTCGATACTCTTTATGCAATTCAGTACATATCCGGCGGTTAAAGCAGCTTTCAGGGGAATTTACCCTGTAATTCTGGCGCTTATCACTTACGCTGCATATAAAATCGGTAAAACAGCTATACGTGATGCAATTGGCATAATAATTGCTGTTCTTGCTTTTATAGGAGCACTGTTCTTCCATCTTGAGCCTATTCCCCTTATTATTGCCGGTGCAGCAGCAGGGATAGCCATCAGCTATGTGAAAGCATTTTTCATTGTAAAAAAAAATGCAGGGAATGGTATTAAGGGAGAATAAACATGGAACTACTTTTTAAGCTTTTTATAATGTTTGCCAAGCTATCTGCCTTTGCTTTTGGCGGAGGATACGTAATGATACCCAGCCTTATCAAGGCATCAGAAACAAATGGCTGGGCTACGGCTTCCGAACTGACGGATGTTATTGCCATTGCAGGTATGAGCCCGGGACCCGTAGCGGTAAATGCAGCTGTAGGTTATGGCTACAAGGTGGCCGGTTTTCCGGGAGCAGTGGCTTCCTTCCTTGGGATAGCTATTCCATGTGCTTTGATCGTAATCACTGTAGCTGCCTTTTTCTTCAGAGTATACAATTACCCCAAGGTGCAAGCGGCGCTTTATGGACTTCGACCTGTAATAACAGGAATCATTTTGTATGCA from Clostridia bacterium harbors:
- a CDS encoding chromate transporter, translated to MKKNKVRLLLEIYVSFLKLGCVGFGGGYSMIPLIEREMVEEKKWVDKEKIIDIFAVAESLPGATALNSSAFVGYSIAGIPGALVALLGNMTPSVVIVLSMSILFMQFSTYPAVKAAFRGIYPVILALITYAAYKIGKTAIRDAIGIIIAVLAFIGALFFHLEPIPLIIAGAAAGIAISYVKAFFIVKKNAGNGIKGE
- a CDS encoding chromate transporter, whose amino-acid sequence is MELLFKLFIMFAKLSAFAFGGGYVMIPSLIKASETNGWATASELTDVIAIAGMSPGPVAVNAAVGYGYKVAGFPGAVASFLGIAIPCALIVITVAAFFFRVYNYPKVQAALYGLRPVITGIILYAAVSLALKNSIIAAAPDKLISDGINITASGFQLFEAKSLVITALTLGILMKTKIQPIFLILGSGVLGVLIF